One stretch of Actinacidiphila sp. DG2A-62 DNA includes these proteins:
- a CDS encoding aldo/keto reductase, whose amino-acid sequence MTTTDFSLGGDLTINRLGFGAMRLAAAGGFTGPARAPEEGVAVLRRAVELGVNHIDTAGFYNRGDVRANDLIRTALAPYRDGLVIATKVGPLMGPDGWPSGEAKPEQLRGLVEADLRALGLDRLDLVYLRVGGTAEPGGVSIAERFAALDELRSEGLIRHLGVSHVDAEQFAEARRIAPVAAVQNRFTGDEELLAACEADGIAYVPYFPLGGGREQVRAEALAKVAARHGATSAQVAIAALLASSPVVVTIPGTGSLDHLEENIAAADLVLTEEDLAELRG is encoded by the coding sequence ATGACCACTACTGACTTCTCCCTCGGCGGAGACCTGACCATCAACCGGCTCGGCTTCGGCGCCATGCGCCTCGCGGCGGCCGGCGGCTTCACCGGACCGGCCCGCGCGCCCGAGGAGGGCGTCGCGGTGCTGCGGCGCGCCGTCGAGCTGGGCGTGAACCACATCGACACCGCGGGCTTCTACAACCGGGGGGACGTACGGGCCAACGACCTGATCCGCACCGCGCTCGCCCCCTACCGCGACGGCCTGGTGATCGCCACGAAGGTCGGGCCGCTGATGGGCCCGGACGGCTGGCCGAGCGGCGAGGCGAAGCCCGAGCAGCTGCGCGGACTGGTCGAGGCCGACCTGCGGGCCCTCGGCCTCGACCGGCTCGACCTGGTCTACCTGCGGGTCGGCGGCACGGCGGAGCCCGGCGGCGTGTCCATCGCCGAACGGTTCGCGGCGCTGGACGAGCTGCGGTCCGAGGGACTGATCCGGCACCTTGGCGTCAGCCACGTGGACGCCGAGCAGTTCGCCGAGGCGCGGCGGATCGCGCCGGTCGCCGCGGTGCAGAACCGGTTCACCGGCGACGAGGAACTGCTCGCCGCGTGCGAGGCGGACGGCATCGCGTACGTGCCGTACTTCCCGCTCGGCGGCGGCCGTGAGCAGGTCAGGGCCGAGGCCCTGGCCAAGGTCGCCGCCCGGCACGGCGCCACCAGCGCACAGGTCGCGATCGCGGCGCTGCTCGCCTCCTCGCCCGTCGTGGTCACCATCCCCGGCACCGGATCGCTGGACCACCTGGAGGAGAACATCGCGGCGGCGGACCTCG
- a CDS encoding DNA-binding response regulator — MVGAAAARGEELAVCCQTGGVRSDETRDRRVRDEVRHEQVMTLHGDEELVTRGGHLFAAARTEFLCAARDMATWSQPEARASVVSRMRTGGPEFAVHKLLSPVALADEGTRAHLRQVRGRGAQVRISSSPLPYETILIDRRVMILAGQETAGGRQYTVTTSQDLVHGVHSLFSAVWDASREFDDYLREDVPHLDGDGRTILQSLASGLTDEAAARRLGVSLRTYRRRVAELMAALEAGSRFQAGLRAGELGLPH, encoded by the coding sequence ATCGTCGGCGCGGCCGCCGCGCGCGGCGAGGAGCTGGCAGTTTGCTGCCAGACTGGAGGGGTGCGCAGCGACGAGACGCGGGACCGGCGGGTACGGGACGAGGTACGGCACGAGCAGGTGATGACCCTGCACGGCGACGAGGAGCTGGTCACGCGGGGCGGCCATCTCTTCGCGGCGGCGCGGACGGAGTTCCTGTGCGCCGCCCGCGACATGGCGACGTGGTCCCAGCCGGAGGCCCGCGCGTCGGTGGTGAGCCGGATGCGCACCGGCGGGCCGGAATTCGCCGTCCACAAGCTGCTCAGCCCGGTGGCGCTGGCCGACGAGGGCACCCGCGCGCATCTGCGGCAGGTGCGCGGCCGGGGCGCGCAGGTGCGGATCAGCAGCTCCCCGCTGCCGTACGAGACCATCCTGATCGACCGGCGGGTGATGATCCTGGCCGGGCAGGAGACCGCCGGGGGCCGCCAGTACACCGTCACGACGTCCCAGGACCTGGTGCACGGCGTCCACTCGCTCTTCAGCGCGGTGTGGGACGCCTCGCGGGAGTTCGACGACTATCTGCGCGAGGACGTCCCGCACCTGGACGGCGACGGCCGCACGATCCTGCAGTCCCTCGCCTCCGGTCTCACCGACGAGGCGGCGGCCCGCCGGCTCGGCGTCTCGCTGCGCACCTACCGGCGGCGGGTGGCGGAGCTGATGGCCGCGCTGGAGGCCGGCTCGCGGTTCCAGGCCGGCCTGCGCGCGGGCGAACTCGGGCTGCCGCACTGA